The Brevinematia bacterium genome includes a region encoding these proteins:
- the trxB gene encoding thioredoxin-disulfide reductase: MDIKLGVFSKSPKPSPEDEEKTYDVVIIGGGIAGLSAGLYASRARMDTILVEKIGPGGQIITTDIVENYPGIPEISGYELGMRMEQQARKYGLKIIIDEVIRVSLRNEIKELTLASGKKLKAYSVIIATGASYKKLGIQGEEKFLGRGVSFCATCDGAFFKDKDIVVVGGGNTALDEGLFLTRFVKSITLIHRRDSLRAEKVLQERAFSNPKFKFIWNSVVEEILGDEKVEAVRIRNVVTNETSIVKTDGVFIFIGLTPNTSIFDEVEKNEAGYIKVNLYDMSTNLPGVFACGDCVDKLLRQAITSAGEGAVAAVSAERYVEKIKKNIS; this comes from the coding sequence ATGGATATAAAGCTAGGAGTGTTCTCAAAATCTCCGAAACCTTCACCGGAGGATGAGGAGAAAACATATGATGTTGTGATAATAGGAGGAGGCATAGCTGGGTTATCCGCAGGACTCTATGCATCAAGAGCAAGAATGGATACCATATTAGTTGAAAAGATAGGCCCTGGTGGTCAAATCATCACCACAGATATAGTTGAAAATTATCCTGGAATTCCAGAGATAAGTGGCTATGAATTAGGCATGAGAATGGAACAACAAGCTAGAAAATATGGACTGAAAATCATAATAGACGAAGTAATCAGGGTCTCCCTAAGAAACGAAATTAAGGAACTAACACTAGCTTCCGGCAAAAAGCTTAAAGCATATTCAGTCATAATTGCAACCGGAGCAAGCTATAAAAAGTTAGGCATCCAAGGTGAAGAAAAATTTCTAGGTAGAGGGGTATCGTTTTGCGCTACCTGCGACGGTGCTTTTTTTAAGGATAAGGACATAGTTGTTGTGGGAGGAGGAAATACCGCCCTTGATGAGGGACTGTTCTTAACAAGGTTTGTGAAAAGCATCACGCTAATACACAGAAGAGACTCACTTAGAGCTGAAAAAGTGCTACAAGAAAGGGCTTTCAGCAACCCTAAATTTAAATTCATCTGGAATAGTGTGGTTGAAGAAATACTAGGAGATGAAAAAGTTGAAGCTGTAAGAATAAGAAATGTAGTAACTAATGAAACAAGCATTGTAAAGACCGATGGTGTTTTCATATTTATTGGCTTGACTCCGAATACTTCAATATTTGATGAAGTTGAAAAGAATGAAGCAGGATACATAAAAGTGAACTTATACGATATGAGCACAAACCTTCCCGGCGTTTTTGCTTGTGGTGATTGTGTTGACAAACTCCTAAGACAAGCAATCACATCGGCTGGAGAAGGAGCAGTTGCAGCAGTATCCGCAGAAAGATATGTTGAAAAAATCAAGAAAAACATCTCCTAA